In a single window of the Candidatus Bathyarchaeia archaeon genome:
- a CDS encoding glycosyltransferase — protein sequence MSVIIPTLNAAKTLQLCLESIRNQDYPKEKLEIIIVDGGSTDSTVEIAKIYAVDKIISNPLRTGEAGKAAGLKVAVNDLIALIDSDNILEGQDWLNKMTAPFVDEEIAGTEPLYFTYRRGDGYITRYCALLGMNDPLCLFLANYDRYSLVTGRWTGLNVEEEDRGSYLKIRLREDQIPTMGANGFLVRRELLQDCHVGDYFFDIDVVYELVKRGHVNFAKVKLGVVHLFAPSLSTFIRKQRRRIRDYRHYKRLNLRVYPWAAVSKIKLVKFIAYTTLLVPLIAQILKGSRRMRDWAWLFHIPACWITLITYASEFVLGGFKATPEDRSKWQG from the coding sequence ATAAGCGTCATAATACCAACCCTAAACGCGGCTAAGACGCTACAACTGTGTTTAGAAAGTATAAGAAATCAAGACTACCCAAAAGAGAAACTTGAGATCATAATTGTCGATGGAGGCTCAACAGACTCCACAGTCGAGATAGCGAAGATTTACGCGGTCGATAAGATTATTTCTAACCCTCTGAGGACTGGCGAGGCTGGCAAGGCTGCAGGTTTGAAGGTTGCCGTGAACGACCTCATCGCACTTATAGACTCAGACAACATATTGGAAGGCCAAGACTGGCTGAATAAGATGACAGCGCCCTTCGTAGACGAGGAAATCGCTGGGACTGAGCCTTTATATTTTACCTATCGGAGAGGTGACGGTTACATAACCAGATACTGCGCCCTTCTAGGAATGAATGACCCCCTCTGCCTCTTCCTAGCCAACTATGACCGGTATAGTCTCGTAACAGGCAGGTGGACTGGGCTAAACGTTGAGGAGGAGGACAGGGGAAGCTACCTAAAAATACGGTTAAGAGAAGACCAAATCCCAACTATGGGTGCCAATGGCTTCCTAGTTAGAAGAGAGCTTTTGCAAGACTGTCATGTAGGTGACTACTTCTTTGATATAGATGTCGTGTATGAGCTTGTTAAGAGGGGGCATGTAAATTTTGCCAAGGTTAAGTTAGGGGTAGTTCACCTCTTCGCTCCATCCCTATCAACCTTCATCAGAAAACAGAGGAGAAGGATTAGAGATTACCGCCACTATAAAAGGTTAAACTTGAGGGTATATCCTTGGGCTGCTGTGAGCAAGATAAAACTCGTTAAATTCATAGCCTACACGACTCTCCTCGTCCCCTTAATCGCTCAGATACTCAAGGGAAGTAGGAGGATGAGAGATTGGGCGTGGCTGTTCCACATTCCAGCATGTTGGATAACCCTAATAACTTATGCATCAGAGTTTGTATTAGGCGGCTTTAAAGCTACACCTGAAGATAGGAGTAAGTGGCAGGGATAA